The Dermacentor variabilis isolate Ectoservices chromosome 4, ASM5094787v1, whole genome shotgun sequence genome contains the following window.
AGTTGCAGGCATTCAGCGAAGTAAAGACATTTCCActgctgatgccagcaatgtGTTCAACTATGTAACATGAACATAATTTTGATGGGAAgatttaattttatttaattttgttcaccatactgcaagaaaaaaaattgaaaacacAAGCCAGACCTGAAGCCAGAAACCAGCTGAAAGTTGAAAAATTAGAATGCAGGAAAGATAAGTGCTAACAAACCTCTGGTGTGTACAATTGCTAAAAAGTTCGCTCACAAGTTTCTTTCATCGCACTTGTTTAGCCAATTAACATATAGGGAGAGTCATGCCACTGAATGATGATTGAGAAAACAGCTTCCAGGAGCACAAACTGAATGTCAAAACCACATTCACTTAACAACAGGATGTCTGCGTTCTTAGAAATagcatacagttgaacctcgcaataacgaaatcaGTGGGGAACGCGAAAAAATTCACTTTCACAAGAATCTCATTGTCGCGAAAAGAGACGGCACAGATACGTAATGCATCGCAGAACAAGACTTCACGGTCAACATTCcattagcctactttggcaagctttgcttgaggatatagaaccgcactgccgacagtacaaagtgcaCCGTGTGCGTCGACCAGCAGTGGCAGTACTGCCAATGAGCAGTATTCTCGGTTAATTGCTTTCAgagatacaatcacttttgcgagattttgcatAACTTGGCACCGGATGCAGAGCGAcagtgcatgcagcagcatttctccagcgcatGCTGTGCAGTGCTGAGCGCTGAATTTATTGTATCTCGTGTACCCTAAAGCAAACGATCGAGATTATGGGCCCTTTGCGCAAATCTACGTCCAGTGCCAAATTTGCATGTGATGCCTGttgggtggcaccaaaaccagcgtttTTGAAGCAAAGGTACACATATTCCCATATGATCGCTCAATCATGGCTCAATGCATGGCACGTGCTCCATGCTGCAACCGGAATCTCAAGTGCCACAAACAATCCCATGTTGGTGGGAagtggatttccttgtttttgccaTATTTTTATCACCAAGGCTCACATTATACAGTGCACTGCCACGATAGGCAATTGTTCTTCGAAATGCACATTCAGTTTGCATTCAGTTTTGCCTCACGTGATTGGCCTGGGCTGCGCCGTGTCATCAGTCGCGGGGAACGCAATTCAATGTGCATTTTGAACAACGATCTACGATCTCCCCTAGTAGGTATGCAAAAACCGCtgtcacatgtcggtagcaacatgcATGCCACTTCAAAtgggcgatcaacaaacaagatggtggccatgacgtgtttccagtACATGTGATCGCTTCTGatgcttggttgtttttgtaaacaaaaatggcggaGCCCACAAAAGTGTAATGAGGTGGTACTTTACACAATTTTAGTGCATAACAATTACATTTGAggacattttggagcctgctagccctATGCGAGTAGGTAATATGCGGGTTTGTGCACCGGCAAATTTCGTTGTTGCGGGATTGTAGTACAGCGACATTTTGTTGCAGAGAGGTACAAAATACATTGAATCCTATGGCATTTTGCTGGACATACGAAAATATTTTGCTGTCGCGAAAATTTCGTTGTTGCAGGATTCGACTGTATTGTCAGTCATGCTGACCTTGTGAAAGAGACAGAGCAGTTTAATGATAAGAAATGTGGAGAGGTCAGCCAGAGGAGTACATCTCTGGCTTGCTACTCCACAACTGGGGCAAAGGTGTGGGGAAAGAGAAGTTTAGGTGACAGGGCTGACCTTGGGATATGTCAGATGGCATTGGGGTTCGGAATACGGTCCACGATATCTTGGATTCCTTGGGGTCACAGGTTATTTCAAATGGGCGAAGCCATTTGACTGCAATTTCTTCCCTTGGCTCATCAGGATTGTAGTACAGTGACTTCAGCAGAGGTGGAAATGAGTCGTCCACAAAGGGCTCCCGATTCTGCAAAGTAACACATTTATAGCAAAATAAATTTACTAGCACAAGTTGTTACACCAGAGTTGTGAACACCAATGAGTTAACAGGAAGCACTCTTCATAAATGTGCTTTGGTTAGAGCAAGTCAGATTGATTTCAGTTTGTACTAGTAGGTGATAAAGTACAACAAATCAAGCTAGTCTCTACTTTGCCATGAAAAAGTGCGGAATCTGCTAATTTAAAGCGATGTTCTAGCAAAAACTGAGATAAAGGCACACATAACACATATCTACAATGCTGAGGGTAGCGTACAGATATCTAAGTCTCTACTTCTAGTATCATGTTTACCTCAGCAGTTAACCTCAGCAGTTGCTTGAACTAATGTTTCCCAGCCATCTTATCATTTAATTCGTGTTGTCCTTCAGAGACATTATTTTAAGATGTGCTTGACTAAGAAACTGAAACAACAAAAGCTGGATGCCCATGTTGTACTCACCGCTTTACAGAATGAGACTATGTGGTCCCACCGCTCTCGTGCCTCGCTTTCTTCAATGCGGCGTAGCTCTTCCATGAGTTCACTTTCGCCACGCCCTGTGGCACCTCGCGGCCGTGCAGCCTCCGGTCGAAGGGACACAAGGCTACGTGATGTGCAGCACATTTCGCAAGCTGCGTGGGGGCCAGAGTTGAGAAATGTACACGACGGGCATTCCCAAGCATCTTCACCGGGCTCCCCGAGCAATTTTGTCATGCGTCGGTTGCGAGTGCTGGCTCGTGCTGTGCCAACATTAATTAGTGGTGGCCGCTGGGTGCTGCATGCACAGCATTCAGCAAGGTGGTTTGGGTTACGCAAGGTGCAGTGAGGACACACCCAACTCTCATGAGGCTTGAGTGTCTGGTAACGTTTTGCTGCCACACTATTTAGCTTGGAGCCACCACAGGCACTGCAAAATCGGTCCTGGCCCGGATTGATTAATGTGCACTTCACACAGACCCAGCGCGAAATGGTACCACGACCATCAGATGTCCCACACACTTCACAGTTCGAGGCCGAAGATGGGTTGTGAGCGAATGAGCATCCTGAACACATCCACATGTCCTCCTTGGGAGCAGCCAGGCCATTACCGGTAGCAGGGCTTGATGGAGAGCTTTTGCGTCCATCTAATGTCTGAGTTCCTTTTACTTCAGAAAGTGAGCGGCTTCGTCGCGCTGTAAAATGGCGCTTCTGAGAACCCAAAACTTCAGCGAGAAAGCCAAGGCTGAACGCATTGCGTGGTAGCAACAGTGGAAAGGTTGCTGCTGGCATGCGGGACAGCCCACAGCCAGGGCACTTTGCACATGATGCCTCATTATGCCGTGAGCATCGCTTGCACACCCATGGGGAATCCAGAAGTGTTACGTCATCTGCGGAATGGGCATTGGCTATAGCCGACACGAGTGCACCACCTTCTGCACTCAGCCTGAACAGACGGTTCAAAGCTCGTCGAATGAGTGGCTGTTGCCTATGTCGTGGTGGCTCCTCAATCGTTGGGATGAGAGAAGATGGGCTTTCTGGCGGTGTCGCATAATCTGCTGAACTGATTGTTGTGTCACGACCTAGTGTTTTCCCATTTAAAGTTCCCGTGGCAACAATGTCATCGCAGAATGGCTCTCCACAAGCCACACAAACCTTATTAGACAAGGAATTCCATTCTTGGCACTGGAAGCAGTACCACTTTTCGCTGAGCCGTGGTGGTGTACCTGGATCAGCAGGTTCATCTTTTTTTGGCTTCTTCTTCTTGATGCACTTGACAAATGTGTGGTCTAGATAGTTTGCTGGAGAGTTCTTGTTGATAACAACTTCACCTGCTACAACACCATTGCTATTAAGACCACTAGCATCCTCAGACAGGCACTGGGAAAGCTCTACATACAAGGGCTCATCGTCTTTAGCAGATTCTCCTGAAGAATCCGTTGTGTCATCTGCATCTTCTGGAGGTGGGGGTAGGGGCAGGTCATCGGGAATATCATCTATGACGGAGTCATCTTCATCTGGCAATCCATGCCAACTTATGCACCGGGGCTTTTTCTCCTGTTTTTCAGAAGTTTCAGTGTTATCATCACAGGGTAAGTCATAGATGTGCTGTTCAGAGTTCTCGCTCAGGTTCCTGATATGTTTTGTACAGGGGAACAagggaagaagagagagagagaaggtttaAGATGTGTGGAGGACCTCTGCTAACAGTAAATAAATTTGCATGTTCATGCCTAATATGGAAGAATGTGGAGCAAAGAATTAATATTGCCCACAGTTGCTCCACACTATATTAACTTCACTGCAAACTACATTTAAAGAAGCAGTTGCAATCAAGTTTCTGGCACACATTCAGTAGTAGCCATGAAAATAAGCATCAATTTACATATATTATTGAAACAATGTGTGTAAATATACTAGCGATATAAGAACAATATCACGATATGAACAAATGAGAAGTTCTGATTTTTAACCTGAAGGGATAAGttctatatattttttaataCTGAGAACTTTTTCAACATGCACGGTGATAATATGCATGCATAATGAACTGATAAAGATGTACAGTATGTGAAGCAATGAAAACCTGTATTATGCTCTAAGTCACACCACATTGCTGCAACGAGGAAAATTTTCCTTTTATTATCACAgtaattatttaattattcattttTTGCAGTGATGTACTCATGACACCATGCGTCAAAGAGTAGGACTCTGTCGCTGGCAATCTTTGAATGTGTCGGTACAGCCTCTATTTTAGGGAGCATAGCTTTGCCGCCTGCACTGTCAAAATGGTCGAAATGGTGATTAGAGATGTCAGACTCGACACCAGAAAATATTGGCAGACCACAGTCAACGAGTGCCCCAAGCGTACTGCATTGCTATGTGTTTTTCAACAGGCTAAGTGTTAGAGACATTGGAAAAGTTTCTTCTATAAAACACGCTGCTGTCGTCAAAATAAGGGGTCATCAACCGAATTTGGAAGTGCAGGTAAAAGCTCTTTCGTCCAAACTACGGTTTGATATGCGGTTCAATTGACAGTAGATTTAGCGTAGGCGCTTGTTTCTACGTTTGCGTGAAGCGCAGCGCTCTGAAGTGGGCGTGGGCGGCGTTGCCGTCCTGTTACAACCCGCCCGTCGTCGGTTGACGCATGCATCGCGTCCTTCGGTCGCGCCGACGCGGCGACGATACCGCTCGTACCGGCGTCGGGAAAAGCCGAAAACAGATACACGCAGTGTCGCGGTTGGTGGATACGACGTGGGTGAGGATAGCCGCCTTTTATCACGGAACTCGTCGGTGTGAACTACGCAAAGTTAGTTAAGCCCGTTCTCTGGTGTGCATTCCTGAAGAGAGTGCCGAAAGAAAGGCACGCAGCACCAAAACGCTTCGCAGCACGGCGCCAAGCATTCGGGAGGCAACAAAACAGAGGCGACTCGAAACCCTCGTAAGTTGATCAGCTGTGACGCACAATCGATCCGCTCCGCGTCTCGCGCGTGCTTCTTGCCGAACACTTTTCGTTTATGTGCCTTGTTCGACGGGCTATACTACATGCGCCTGAGTGCTGTTTCCCCAAGTTTAAATGCTGCGATTCACGGTGCACGATCAATAAGCCGACTACGGCAAGCGCATGCTACTGCGGGCGCCTTTGACAAATTgttcgctgttaaaaaaaattatataaaaaTAAAAGTAACGTTCGTGTTGACTGTGCGTGCGCACTCTGCTTCGCTAGAATACACAAAGTGCAATATGTAAATAGCCTTGGCGATGTGCTTAGAGATGCTAGGACATAGGCGATTTGGACCGCTAACCCAGCAGCTGCTCAACAGTGTATGTACTGTACCTGTGCCCATCGCAAACGTAGTGCGTGCTTAATCTGCCATTCAGCAGACCGATTAACTGCAACAGAAATAACATGCACTGGTTTTCTCATACAACGTTTATTGAATGTGCAATTTGTTtgctgtattttttatttatttctcttgaAAACACAGTCATGCTGGATCGCATGCAGGTTCGAAGCACTACATTACGGATTACCTTTCAGGAGCAACAGAAAACGCTCCAGGGTCCACTCGGCTCTCCACGCGACGTGATGTTAGAGTGAATTTCGAAGACCCGTCCTTGGAGTTTTGGGGCAATGGTTCCCTGGATGCATCGTCGTCTTCGGGCACCGTTCGACTTGCGCCGCAGCGTATGCAGGATCCGCTGTCTGTCGGGTTTATGGAGGTACAGTTTTTGCAGTGCCATTGCAATACGGAAGCGTTGGAGCCCATCGCGCATTTACGACCCGACTGCGCGTCGTGTAGCGAGTACGAAATTAAGAAAGTGGCTTCAGTTTCCGACGACCGCGGATACAGTAACTGAACGGGGCCCACATTCTCCGGATCATTGCGATCTTAGGGCTACTCGACAACAGTCAAGGATTACACAGCAGATCCTTGTTGATTTGGTTCTGTTCTGTGCGCGTCGCTAGCACATCACAGCAATCACAGCACATCGCTAGCTCGTTAGTTCACCCAGTGCACGATAGGCGGCTTCGCGCCCgctgttcctagtttcttctcgTACTTTGACTCAGTGTACAAAATATCGCCCAAAATTTGCGTTAATGACTACAGAAATGATTGCTCGAACATTGATTTTCAGAGATGTGAAAAACTGTCGAGAGCAAACGGGTGTGCGTGCGTAATGACTTCCGGCATGATGCATCAGAGGGGGCGAGGCGGGCTAGGGGTAGGTTTACGGGTCCGTACGGACGGATCGAGTCGCAATTAAACTCGTAGTAACGTGGCCTCACGGAGCCAATAAGACGCGTGACAGTGCTTCGATGATGAATTTCATGCGTACTTCGATCCTTTTCACTTACACGAACGATCGATCTTAGGAAGCTCAAGAGGAACAAGTGTCTTCGCACCCAAAACGGTGCCATGGAGGTTGTCTACGAAGGATGGCTTGTGAAATCGCCGCCCGAGCGCAGGATCCGACGTGCGGTAAGCTAACCGCGGTAGCAGGATGTGTTTTTGCCCGTACCAGCCATTGTCTGCGCTTTGCTTTTTCAAGTGCTGTCTTCATGGTGTGTTGGAACCATTGACACCTCTTCAGTCTCATCGGTCTGTTGGGGGAGAGCGGTACATCAACACGTCTGGGTTTCGGTCGGCGCGTTCTGTTTCGTTCGCGTCCTTTCGTCGTCTACGCCTTGTATTGTTTGACGAGCACCTCGTTTACCTTGAAGTTACAGTCACATACATGTACATCTCTGACTCATCGCGGTAGGGAGCACGCGCAGTTCTGTGGCGGGCGCGTCAGCTGTTCGACGTACTTCTACATGTGGTTGTAGCCGAGCTGCCGATCGTTAGCTACTTATGCCAGTTATCTTGTGTATGTTGTAAACAGAACAACGCGCTAATAAGGGAGTCTGCAACAAAATGTTCAGTGCGCGCGCCACTCTGTTATTACGTGACAACAAATGACAGACTGGTTGTCATCGGCTGAtcgagcaagaaaaagaaaatccatGTAGCTGCATATATTTTCCTTTATTGCGTGAGATTTAGAATTGTAAGGAATAACTTGTGAGGAATAACTGGAAAAGAGAGCATGTGAGCGAGTTCGGCGCACGGAAACGTCGGCAAAGGGCCGAGACGGAACAATGAGTGCCTTCCTGATAAGACTGTATCAAAGCGGAACTGTGTGGTGGCAGTCTGTCGATGCGCCGTGGGCGCAACGGCCTATTTGCGGCTACTGATAAAGCCTCCAAAAGCATTTCACCAGCACTCCGTGCCCGTGTAAGTGCTACCATTTACACATTTGCTCACACAGATTTTCACAACCGGAGAAAAAGGAAGCATAATTATAAAGGCGTTGTGTACTGCGTTGTTCCATTTCATGCTTTTACCCTTTCCAATAATTGCTTTCAGGTGTTTCCTTTTGTCTTTAGTAGCAGGTTTTGTTACAGAATATTGTGCGTACAAGCATGAAGTAACATCGAACCATACAATGTAACATGTTGTTTTAAATTTAAAGATATTCCAAAGTTTAAAATCCTTAGGTAGACTTCCAGATCAGGTACATCTTATTTCATTAAACATTCAGTAGCTTCTACTCGACAATTAGGCAGCATGAATGGTGAACTGGCAGATGCACAAGATGAGCGAGACATTTGTTGCTAAACGTTTGACGAGGTGGTCAACAGTACTGTAGCGTGCTAAACAGTATGAGAGACTGTATAAATAGTGAGGGGTGTATGCGCTATGTTGCTTCTTCCAATTTCTTGTACTGTCCATTACTTTTTGCCTTGTGCGTTATTGCTGTAACTATTCATTAACATGTGCTACagtaaattattttttcattataCTATAAAGAATTAGCAAAGTGCATAAAATTAAAATGCTGATTGCAGCTTTGTGCATAGCCCTGCTAAGTCACATCACACGTTTTGTTCCTTTTTCAAACAGTAGCTGTCACGCTATGAACATGACATATATATTGCGTCAATTACATAATGAAAGTTTTTACtgtaaaaccaaaaaaaaaaaaaactgatagagaCAGAACACAACTGCTTCTCATCTCAAATTTTTATTCTTGGCTTGCATTGTAATGCTATGCGACATGGTTTCGTCGCAGGAAATATGAGAAGTTTATACGTGAGCATacgaaaagaaaaatacttatAGGTTTTTCACTTCAGGTTCAGTCCTCTGCACTACAAAATAAATCTAAGTGTGAACAAGTTAAAGACAACCAAAACTTGTTGTACTTCCAGGTTCGCCTCTCTTTGTAATGGTTGATTGGTTCAAACTAAAAAATGTACATTTGAGACTACACCATGCTCGAAATCAGCAGCAGAGTGATTGAATATCGCACTCCCATGTACTTATGCTTTGTTTGCATTCTCATTGGCTTTTTTCTGTCCATGCTTCTATTCATGCAGACGGAAGATGTAGCAGGTTGGTTGCAATGAAAAAGCATGTTTAGAGCAACAGTGTCTGTAAGAAAAGGGACCAGCTGCGTCTGCTCAATTACCCTTGTTTAACAACTTAATGTTGGTCTTTATGTGACCACCCTTCTTACAGAAGTGGAGGCGACGTTGGTTCGTCCTGCGACCATCCGGCCAAGTTCCGCAGCAGTATGTTCTAGAGTACTACACAGACCAGACCTACAGGAAGCTAAAAGGCACCATTGATCTTGACCAGTGTGACCAGGTGGGCTAACCTCTTGTACTACTAAATCGACTGCAATCATTTGAGGAATGTCGCATCTGTAGCAAAATGTATAAAATAATTTGGCAGCCAACGCATGTGCATtgtgcaattgaaaaaaaaaaaaaagaactgtgtgcTTGTTTCAGAACTGTTGGCAAGCTCGTATCTGTGCATTTGAAAGTTTTGGCCTTtatgtactgtttttttttttctgttcatgtACGTGACTTATGCCTGAGTGCAGAATGGTTAAGTATCAAGCAGCATATCTCAAAGAAAGCAGTGCACAGTGCTTAAAACAGCCAGCAGCAACGTACTTGCGTATTTCGCTTTGCACTTTTGAATGCTGTACTTGTGTGCAACCACCATAATTTGAGACTTATCAAAGTCGTGAAGATAACTTTTTTACTTGCCTCCTGTGTTTTGGACACATTTGCAGTCAGGTACAGTGCTTTCTTTTAGTGAAGTGGTTCAAAACTGTACTGCCATAGATGTCCACTGACTCTAAAACATTTTGCAAGGGCTGTGCATCAGTGTCCAAGAGAACATTTTGCATATCCTGAGGTTCTTGGTGCAGTTACTGCCTAACACTTATCCTCATGTAGACAAGTGTGCTAATATTGCCATGTTTAACATGTGCACTGCTGTTTGCATGTGTACCATTATGACAGACATGCTACAATGCTGCAGCATGGCTCATAGATGATAAGAATAGTAAGCTAAATGGCATTTGTTGCTTGTTCTCATAAATTACAAGGCTATCAAGAGCTAATATTTGTTAAAGATTGTGTACTAGAAGGGTTTCCGAAGTTTTATTAAAAAACATCTTGCAAACCTCATATGTGTGTTTTTTGGAGACTGAAGGTTTTACTAAAATGTCAAAGTATTTAATCCGAGAATGTGACATTCAGGGTCGTGATAACATAAATCTATTCCATTTTGAACTCATTCCACATCCATAATTAGCCCTCTGTGATTGGTTAAAATTTTTAAGGCAGTGCCCATTTTGCCTGACAGACAAGCAAAGTGCACATTTCCcagaaaattttgaccaatcataGAGGGCTAATGGCAGCTGTGGAATAAATTCAAAGTAGAATAGATTGCTTGGAAAGTAAGAGTGCTAAAAAGACAAGGACTTATGCAAAGAAGAAAATTTTTCTTCTTTGCCTATGTTCTTGTCTGTTTAGTGCTGTTATATTCCAAAACATGAGTTatgctaccaactcgcccaagtttcccTTCTAGTATCAaagtggaatagttttacattattgcGACCCAGTATTGTAAGCATTAGCCTTAGTGGAATATAGAATGTGTTTAGGTGAATATGCTGTTAAAGATAGCACATtgtattcattttttcttttctttttgataaATTTTTACTGTATTTGGCATTATAAATTGTGCTAATAATTGCTATTAAGCTTCTCAAAATTTGCTTTTGGATATGTATACCTAAAACCTGGCATGAGTGCATTGGTGTTTGGGCTTCTGTTTGCTGCTTTCCTGCAGAGCCTTTCTGACACATTATGGGACATAGCTTTGT
Protein-coding sequences here:
- the LOC142578918 gene encoding calpain-D-like isoform X1 → MGSNASVLQWHCKNCTSINPTDSGSCIRCGASRTVPEDDDASREPLPQNSKDGSSKFTLTSRRVESRVDPGAFSVAPERNLSENSEQHIYDLPCDDNTETSEKQEKKPRCISWHGLPDEDDSVIDDIPDDLPLPPPPEDADDTTDSSGESAKDDEPLYVELSQCLSEDASGLNSNGVVAGEVVINKNSPANYLDHTFVKCIKKKKPKKDEPADPGTPPRLSEKWYCFQCQEWNSLSNKVCVACGEPFCDDIVATGTLNGKTLGRDTTISSADYATPPESPSSLIPTIEEPPRHRQQPLIRRALNRLFRLSAEGGALVSAIANAHSADDVTLLDSPWVCKRCSRHNEASCAKCPGCGLSRMPAATFPLLLPRNAFSLGFLAEVLGSQKRHFTARRSRSLSEVKGTQTLDGRKSSPSSPATGNGLAAPKEDMWMCSGCSFAHNPSSASNCEVCGTSDGRGTISRWVCVKCTLINPGQDRFCSACGGSKLNSVAAKRYQTLKPHESWVCPHCTLRNPNHLAECCACSTQRPPLINVGTARASTRNRRMTKLLGEPGEDAWECPSCTFLNSGPHAACEMCCTSRSLVSLRPEAARPRGATGRGESELMEELRRIEESEARERWDHIVSFCKANREPFVDDSFPPLLKSLYYNPDEPREEIAVKWLRPFEITCDPKESKISWTVFRTPMPSDISQGILGNCWLLSALAVLAEQPELVERVMVTRAICHQGVYQVRLCKDGQWTTVLLDDLLPCDAKGCLVYSQAKRKQLWVPLIEKAVAKLHGCYEALVSGRCIEGLSTFTGAPCESVPLQYSSSPNEEGIDEDLIWAQLLSSRAAGFLMGASCGSGNMQVNDQDYHAVGLRPRHAYSVLDVQDVEGVRLVRLRNPWGHYSWRGDWSDNSPLWTPEMREALMPHGADDGVFWMSFSDVLKFFDCIDICKVRVDWNEVRLQGVLPPQTDKDSQAVTLLTVLEGTEVEFGLFQEGQRSAERSRRCQLDLCVVVFRAQDPAAGLVGPLVKHSKRQVRSFVGCNAVLDPGSYMVVCLAFNHWHTSLTKIDQYPKFLLAIHSSKRLLVETVIPHANVLADAIINLTVAKGRRHEGREGMTAYYLTKGWAGLVVVVENRLPDRFVQVICDCSESVNVVSTRATLRTVDSIPPLHRQVIIVLTQLEGSGGFSIAHRLTHRVSFTGGLHDWGPSATNHVPPIDRKVRNCSNITYWFKWITGLFLFATHQK
- the LOC142578918 gene encoding calpain-D-like isoform X2, whose protein sequence is MGSNASVLQWHCKNCTSINPTDSGSCIRCGASRTVPEDDDASREPLPQNSKDGSSKFTLTSRRVESRVDPGAFSVAPERNLSENSEQHIYDLPCDDNTETSEKQEKKPRCISWHGLPDEDDSVIDDIPDDLPLPPPPEDADDTTDSSGESAKDDEPLYVELSQCLSEDASGLNSNGVVAGEVVINKNSPANYLDHTFVKCIKKKKPKKDEPADPGTPPRLSEKWYCFQCQEWNSLSNKVCVACGEPFCDDIVATGTLNGKTLGRDTTISSADYATPPESPSSLIPTIEEPPRHRQQPLIRRALNRLFRLSAEGGALVSAIANAHSADDVTLLDSPWVCKRCSRHNEASCAKCPGCGLSRMPAATFPLLLPRNAFSLGFLAEVLGSQKRHFTARRSRSLSEVKGTQTLDGRKSSPSSPATGNGLAAPKEDMWMCSGCSFAHNPSSASNCEVCGTSDGRGTISRWVCVKCTLINPGQDRFCSACGGSKLNSVAAKRYQTLKPHESWVCPHCTLRNPNHLAECCACSTQRPPLINVGTARASTRNRRMTKLLGEPGEDAWECPSCTFLNSGPHAACEMCCTSRSLVSLRPEAARPRGATGRGESELMEELRRIEESEARERWDHIVSFCKANREPFVDDSFPPLLKSLYYNPDEPREEIAVKWLRPFEITCDPKESKISWTVFRTPMPSDISQGILGNCWLLSALAVLAEQPELVERVMVTRAICHQGVYQVRLCKDGQWTTVLLDDLLPCDAKGCLVYSQAKRKQLWVPLIEKAVAKLHGCYEALVSGRCIEGLSTFTGAPCESVPLQYSSSPNEEGIDEDLIWAQLLSSRAAGFLMGASCGSGNMQVNDQDYHAVGLRPRHAYSVLDVQDVEGVRLVRLRNPWGHYSWRGDWSDNSPLWTPEMREALMPHGADDGVFWMSFSDVLKFFDCIDICKVRVDWNEVRLQGVLPPQTDKDSQAVTLLTVLEGTEVEFGLFQEGQRSAERSRRCQLDLCVVVFRAQDPAAGLVGPLVKHSKRQVRSFVGCNAVLDPGSYMVVCLAFNHWHTSLTKIDQYPKFLLAIHSSKRLLVETVIPHANVLADAIINLTVAKGRRHEGREGMTAYYLTKGWAGLVVVVENRLPDRFVQVICDCSESVNVVSTRATLRTVDSIPPLHRQVIIVLTQLEGSGGFSIAHRLTHRVSFTGGLHDWGPSATNHVPPIDRKVYGLHTPRPL